In Chryseobacterium lactis, a single genomic region encodes these proteins:
- a CDS encoding tetratricopeptide repeat protein, whose product MKRYISILILLLLPVFSLAQSDTDKDQQDLYSLLFVRKLPEAKIFIDSRFLKSESRSRQIIGYVYLILYYKINDEQDGNDQLLKTLQKAQDIAKETGNEIDEAYVEYANTIYYQKINKWDLYIKSLQKSISIFKKRPHENFMLTLLYYSKLMNTEANPLENRNVTDYTLALKYALQSKNKFLISSGYNFLGGFYAYQNNTAKKYKDSAITAFNQSLKIAQQVQNSYVSKKLQFFYYTNIGSIYTNDREYSKALANYNKGLQLYNNDKDKFYLWSLFNNIGYTYALMQDNNLALKYYLKAESMNADKQITDKYKVKLYLNISEAYEKLRMLDKALEYEKKCKETIIALDKRLYDDNSKSLDTFYQTEQEKNILKEKNIAYKKYEMWYISAIISTVLGLILLFFTLDYRKKLNKRTTSLLESEKEKLHMENELSIMKQEQLQRQALATSIQLQHKNTFINELKVNMPKDKKLNHLLKDEQLIDNNFNTIRDIIQETHPNFFKRLNELAKNRLTNLDLKYAAYIYLNMDNMQISTALKVDPKTVSVTKYRLKQKLGVGKGQDLNTFIRTMKY is encoded by the coding sequence ATGAAAAGGTATATTTCAATATTAATTTTGCTTCTGCTTCCTGTCTTTTCTTTAGCTCAAAGTGATACAGACAAAGATCAGCAAGACTTGTATTCGCTTTTATTTGTAAGAAAATTGCCAGAAGCTAAAATTTTTATAGATAGTAGGTTTCTTAAATCTGAAAGCAGATCCAGGCAAATCATTGGCTACGTCTATCTCATACTTTATTATAAAATTAATGATGAGCAAGATGGTAATGATCAACTACTGAAAACCTTACAGAAAGCACAAGATATTGCAAAGGAAACTGGGAATGAGATTGATGAAGCTTATGTGGAGTACGCTAACACAATATACTATCAAAAAATAAATAAGTGGGACTTGTATATTAAATCATTACAAAAAAGTATAAGCATTTTTAAAAAGCGCCCCCATGAAAACTTCATGTTAACGCTACTTTATTATTCAAAACTTATGAATACGGAAGCCAACCCTCTTGAGAACAGGAATGTTACTGACTATACTTTAGCTTTAAAATATGCCCTGCAGTCTAAAAATAAATTTCTCATAAGTTCAGGCTATAATTTTTTAGGAGGCTTTTATGCCTATCAAAATAATACCGCAAAAAAATATAAAGATTCCGCAATAACTGCTTTTAACCAAAGCCTCAAAATAGCTCAGCAGGTGCAAAATTCTTATGTAAGCAAAAAACTGCAGTTTTTTTATTATACCAATATCGGATCAATTTATACCAATGATCGGGAATATTCCAAAGCTTTAGCAAACTATAATAAGGGATTACAGTTGTATAATAATGACAAAGACAAGTTTTATTTATGGAGCTTATTTAATAATATAGGCTATACCTATGCACTTATGCAGGATAACAACCTGGCATTAAAATACTATTTAAAGGCAGAGTCAATGAATGCGGACAAACAAATTACAGATAAATATAAAGTTAAACTGTATTTAAATATATCTGAAGCGTACGAAAAATTGCGGATGTTGGATAAAGCTTTAGAATATGAAAAAAAATGTAAGGAAACAATTATCGCATTAGATAAGCGACTATACGACGACAACAGCAAATCTCTGGACACTTTTTATCAGACTGAACAGGAAAAAAATATTCTGAAAGAAAAAAACATAGCTTACAAGAAGTATGAAATGTGGTATATCAGCGCCATCATTTCTACAGTTTTAGGACTTATTTTACTTTTCTTTACCCTCGATTATCGCAAGAAGCTCAACAAAAGAACAACCAGCCTTTTAGAATCGGAGAAAGAAAAATTACACATGGAAAATGAACTCTCTATCATGAAACAGGAGCAACTCCAAAGGCAGGCCCTGGCCACATCTATTCAGCTCCAACATAAAAACACATTTATTAATGAACTGAAAGTAAATATGCCTAAAGACAAAAAACTCAATCATTTATTAAAAGATGAACAACTGATAGACAATAATTTCAATACCATCCGAGATATCATACAGGAAACCCATCCTAATTTTTTTAAACGCTTGAATGAGCTTGCCAAAAACAGATTAACCAATCTGGACCTGAAATATGCAGCCTATATTTACCTGAATATGGATAATATGCAGATTTCAACAGCCCTAAAAGTAGATCCCAAAACCGTTAGCGTCACAAAATATCGGTTAAAACAAAAGCTTGGTGTTGGGAAAGGGCAAGATTTAAATACCTTCATTCGTACTATGAAATACTAA
- a CDS encoding LuxR C-terminal-related transcriptional regulator: protein MKRYISILILLLLPVFSLAQSDVDKDQQELYSYLYSGQLDKAKMLIENNFLKSGNKSRQIIGYAYLTQYYTLTDARNKDIEVINSIKKAKKIATETGKEIDEAYVEYANTMYYAKINKWDLYVKSFVKSVNIFKKNPHENFVLAVLYIGKVKNTSMNRLETVNLSDCILANKFALLSGNSLLISATYYDIGTFYNTFAPKQKHVDSTIAAYNKGFEVSLKIKDIEVRKKVQFYYYNNVGITYANNKEYSKTLQIFNKGLQTYDYKDKFYIWSLLTNIGYLYVLMQDNDTALKYYQKAEIVSTDKQVTDQNRIGLYLNISKLYEKMHLFDKALVYDKKARETIIKEDKRLYENNTRSLDTFYQTEQEKNILEEKNKSYKKYEIWYISAIISIVLGLILLFFTLDYRQKLNKKTTSLLESEKQKLKMENELFIMKQEQLQRQALATSIQLEHKNTFINELKVNLPKDKKFNHLLKDEQLMDNNFNTIRDIIQETHPNFFKRLNELAKNRLTNLDLKYVAYIYLNMDNIQIATALKVDPKTVSVTKYRLKQKLGVRKGQDLNTFIRTMNY from the coding sequence ATGAAAAGGTATATTTCAATATTAATTTTGCTCCTTCTACCCGTCTTTTCTTTGGCTCAAAGTGATGTCGACAAAGATCAGCAAGAGTTGTACTCGTATTTATATAGTGGACAATTAGACAAGGCTAAAATGCTGATTGAAAACAATTTTTTGAAATCCGGGAATAAATCACGACAAATTATTGGTTACGCTTATCTTACACAATATTATACATTGACTGACGCAAGGAATAAAGATATCGAAGTAATAAATTCCATAAAGAAGGCAAAAAAAATTGCGACCGAAACCGGAAAGGAAATTGATGAAGCTTATGTTGAGTATGCTAATACTATGTATTATGCTAAGATCAATAAGTGGGATTTGTATGTTAAATCATTTGTAAAAAGCGTAAATATATTTAAGAAAAATCCCCATGAGAATTTTGTGCTTGCTGTACTTTATATAGGAAAGGTTAAAAACACCTCTATGAATCGTCTTGAAACTGTTAATCTTTCTGATTGTATTTTAGCCAATAAATTTGCTCTTCTATCTGGAAATAGTTTGCTGATTAGCGCTACCTATTATGACATAGGTACTTTCTACAATACCTTTGCTCCTAAACAGAAACACGTTGATTCCACCATTGCAGCTTATAACAAAGGCTTTGAAGTATCTTTAAAAATAAAAGACATTGAGGTACGGAAAAAAGTACAGTTCTATTATTATAATAATGTGGGAATAACTTACGCTAACAACAAAGAATATTCGAAAACACTACAAATTTTCAACAAGGGACTACAAACTTATGATTATAAAGATAAATTCTACATATGGAGTTTACTTACTAACATAGGTTACCTTTATGTTCTTATGCAGGATAATGATACGGCATTGAAATATTATCAAAAAGCGGAAATAGTGAGTACAGACAAACAAGTTACTGATCAAAATAGAATTGGACTCTACTTGAATATATCAAAATTATATGAAAAAATGCATCTTTTCGATAAGGCTTTAGTTTATGACAAAAAAGCCAGAGAAACTATTATCAAAGAAGATAAACGGCTCTATGAAAATAATACTAGATCTTTGGATACCTTTTACCAGACAGAGCAAGAAAAAAATATTCTGGAAGAGAAAAACAAATCTTATAAGAAGTATGAAATATGGTATATAAGCGCTATTATCTCTATAGTTTTAGGACTTATTTTGCTTTTCTTTACTCTCGATTATAGACAGAAACTCAACAAAAAAACAACCAGCCTTTTAGAATCAGAGAAACAAAAATTAAAAATGGAAAATGAACTTTTTATCATGAAACAGGAGCAGCTTCAGAGGCAAGCTCTGGCCACATCCATCCAACTGGAGCATAAAAATACGTTCATCAATGAACTGAAAGTAAATTTGCCAAAGGACAAAAAATTCAATCATTTGCTAAAGGATGAACAACTGATGGACAATAATTTCAACACGATCCGGGACATTATACAGGAAACTCATCCTAATTTTTTTAAACGTCTCAACGAACTTGCTAAAAACAGATTAACCAATCTTGATCTGAAATATGTCGCTTATATTTATCTGAATATGGATAACATCCAGATTGCAACCGCTTTAAAAGTAGATCCTAAAACCGTCAGCGTTACAAAATATAGATTAAAACAAAAACTAGGCGTCAGGAAAGGACAAGATTTGAATACCTTCATTCGTACCATGAACTATTAA
- a CDS encoding transposase yields the protein MMNFKNIHIGTFIKQKVLESEMKISRICNFFKCTEEEIEVMYEAQSLDTEILLRWSKLLKYDFFRIYTQHLIVHASLSACMGNKKSPEGPLLQPSFRKNIYTQEIIEFILELIETGEKDKYQIIKEYRIPKTTLHKWISRNKK from the coding sequence ATGATGAACTTTAAAAATATACACATTGGCACTTTCATAAAACAAAAAGTTTTAGAAAGTGAAATGAAAATATCCCGAATCTGTAATTTTTTTAAATGTACTGAAGAAGAAATAGAAGTGATGTATGAGGCTCAAAGTCTAGATACGGAAATCTTGCTGCGTTGGAGCAAATTACTAAAATATGACTTCTTTAGGATATATACTCAGCATTTGATCGTACATGCCTCATTATCGGCTTGTATGGGCAATAAAAAAAGTCCAGAAGGACCATTACTGCAACCAAGCTTTAGAAAAAACATTTATACTCAGGAAATCATCGAATTTATATTAGAGTTGATCGAGACAGGAGAAAAAGACAAATATCAGATTATAAAAGAATATAGAATCCCTAAAACCACCCTTCACAAATGGATAAGCAGAAACAAAAAATAG
- a CDS encoding transposase, translating to MDKQKQKIGPDYQKIYSDIINKKYPDKKDVCEYLLEKQHLSVLEVIELNQRIFGSTKKCSQKYRSYTESDILQMLDYQRKNQLNNTELAQYFSLSRNSVTKWKRQFPNVNLNT from the coding sequence ATGGATAAGCAGAAACAAAAAATAGGCCCGGATTATCAGAAAATTTACTCTGATATTATCAACAAAAAATATCCTGATAAAAAAGATGTCTGTGAATACTTGTTGGAAAAACAGCATTTATCAGTTTTAGAAGTAATTGAACTAAACCAGAGGATATTTGGTTCTACCAAGAAGTGCAGTCAGAAATATCGTTCGTATACAGAGTCTGACATTTTGCAAATGTTGGATTATCAGAGAAAAAATCAATTAAATAATACAGAACTGGCTCAATATTTTTCGCTAAGCAGAAACTCTGTAACAAAATGGAAAAGACAATTTCCAAACGTAAATTTAAATACATAA
- a CDS encoding DUF1062 domain-containing protein, which yields MSQHIWEVKVKNTPLLKKKCNHCDSSRFRCSDKFRLNAQKKNIDIWLIYRCVQCNNRYNMTLFSRIRTESISKELFNQLSENDANTAWEYAFSHETRRKNNVDADLESVEYEILYDDTWTEDTICSGNEMITFTIKNLFDFNLRISSVIRTCLKISSSTLDRLINEEAISVDGRALQKKHRVRNGDIVQVNAEQLRRLYQDIR from the coding sequence ATGAGTCAACATATATGGGAGGTGAAAGTGAAAAATACCCCTCTTCTAAAAAAGAAATGCAATCACTGTGATAGCAGTAGATTCCGTTGCAGCGATAAATTCAGATTAAATGCCCAGAAAAAAAATATAGATATTTGGTTAATTTACAGATGTGTACAATGTAACAACCGATATAATATGACTTTGTTTTCCAGGATCAGAACAGAATCTATAAGCAAAGAATTGTTTAATCAACTTTCAGAAAATGATGCAAATACAGCCTGGGAATATGCGTTTTCCCATGAAACAAGACGGAAAAATAATGTAGACGCTGATCTGGAAAGCGTTGAATATGAAATACTGTATGATGATACTTGGACAGAAGACACGATTTGTTCCGGTAATGAAATGATAACATTTACCATTAAAAACCTTTTTGATTTTAATCTTAGAATCTCATCTGTTATCAGAACATGTCTGAAGATTTCTTCAAGTACACTGGATCGGTTAATTAATGAAGAAGCCATTTCCGTTGATGGAAGAGCTTTGCAAAAGAAACATAGAGTTAGAAATGGTGATATTGTTCAGGTGAATGCTGAACAATTAAGACGGCTATATCAAGATATAAGATAG
- a CDS encoding RNA polymerase sigma factor yields the protein MNPNEITPHLFRTEYSKIVAVLCKTFDIKHIEIAEDIASETFLKASEYWAIHGLPENPTAWLYTVAKNKVKDYFKHLAVIEKNIKTELKTIKSEQEQIIEFDTKNISDSQLEMIFTICNPINSRETQICLALQILCGFSVDEIANAFLSKPETIKKRLQRGKDALRAYHFKIESLQEKDILLRLETVLKTLYLLFNEGYFSRTHPLLIRKDLCLEAIRLTLILIDHSITDTPDTNALLALMCFQSSRLEARINNQGEAILFDEQDESLWDQTLIEKGNYYLVRACDTSNTQVSKYHLEAAIAYWHTSSLSPDKWHAILDLYNQLVIMEYSPITVLNRTFVFSKVYGNKKAIIEAKKLNLTENEYYHGLLGYLYTEINKELAMKHFEEAIRLTSSKSEKQTLQKQINGLKQTM from the coding sequence ATGAATCCGAATGAAATAACTCCACATTTATTCAGAACTGAGTACAGTAAGATTGTTGCTGTACTTTGTAAAACCTTTGATATAAAACATATTGAAATTGCAGAAGATATTGCCAGTGAAACCTTTCTCAAAGCATCAGAATATTGGGCTATCCACGGGTTGCCTGAAAATCCGACGGCATGGCTTTATACGGTTGCAAAAAATAAAGTAAAAGATTACTTTAAGCATCTTGCCGTCATTGAAAAGAATATCAAAACTGAATTAAAAACAATAAAATCAGAACAAGAACAAATAATAGAATTTGACACCAAAAACATATCCGACAGCCAGCTGGAAATGATTTTTACGATCTGCAACCCTATTAATTCCCGGGAAACACAAATATGTCTCGCACTTCAGATTCTTTGCGGATTCAGTGTAGACGAGATTGCCAATGCATTTCTTTCAAAGCCTGAAACTATAAAGAAGCGTTTACAACGGGGGAAAGACGCGCTCAGGGCATATCATTTTAAAATAGAATCATTACAAGAAAAGGACATTCTTCTTCGTCTGGAAACGGTATTGAAAACATTATATTTATTATTTAATGAAGGTTATTTTTCCCGGACCCATCCTCTTTTAATCCGAAAAGATCTTTGTCTGGAAGCCATTCGACTGACACTGATTTTGATAGATCATTCCATTACCGATACGCCAGATACTAATGCTTTGCTTGCTCTGATGTGTTTTCAAAGTTCGCGGCTGGAGGCAAGAATAAATAATCAGGGTGAAGCCATTCTTTTTGATGAACAGGATGAAAGTCTGTGGGATCAGACATTAATAGAAAAAGGAAATTATTATCTCGTACGGGCTTGTGACACGAGCAATACCCAAGTCTCAAAATATCATCTGGAAGCCGCTATTGCCTATTGGCACACCTCATCATTAAGTCCCGATAAATGGCATGCTATTTTAGACCTGTACAATCAGCTTGTTATTATGGAGTACTCCCCTATTACTGTATTAAACCGAACCTTTGTATTTTCAAAAGTATATGGAAATAAGAAAGCCATTATTGAAGCTAAAAAGCTGAATCTAACTGAAAATGAGTATTATCATGGATTGTTGGGTTATTTATATACAGAAATAAATAAGGAGCTGGCGATGAAACATTTTGAAGAAGCTATTCGTCTTACGTCATCAAAATCAGAAAAGCAAACTTTGCAAAAACAGATCAATGGCTTAAAACAAACCATGTAA